A DNA window from Engystomops pustulosus chromosome 6, aEngPut4.maternal, whole genome shotgun sequence contains the following coding sequences:
- the TMEM269 gene encoding transmembrane protein 269 produces the protein MFMEISPSGFVNFAKTVFYRQSSSHHETMEFARKNAANFLSLANLLMGLLSVLCTLHGFRQCSAWLLLIGFMLDLADGAVARQLNTCSALGAKLDDFADFTSFGLATALLLHTNGLLDALLVVVYVMAVFTRLCFYSSGIPFMYRGLPCPYASAILACVSLLTGSHPIVLRSIAVIMILFMIDQGIYPHDKILESQLWKKMVFAGGVVMMLCSFSPLACLYYLVWSMSYILFPEALWSFRV, from the exons ATGTTCATGGAAATATCCCCATCCG GATTTGTGAATTTCGCCAAGACGGTATTTTATCGtcagtcttcctcccaccatgaaaCAATGGAGTTTGCTCGCAAAAATGCAGCCAATTTCCTGTCCCTGGCAAACCTATTGATGGGTCTCTTGTCCGTACTGTGCACCCTACACGG GTTTCGGCAGTGTTCTGCTTGGCTGCTCCTGATCGGTTTCATGCTGGACCTGGCTGATGGCGCCGTGGCCCGACAGCTCAACACATGCTCAGCCCTAG GGGCTAAACTGGATGACTTTGCTGACTTTACCTCGTTTGGTCTGGCCACTGCTTTACTGCTCCACACCAATGGCCTGCTGGACGCTCTTCTGGTTGTTGTCTATGTCATGGCTGTCTTCACTCGCCTCTGTTTCTACTCAAGTG GGATTCCCTTCATGTACAGGGGCCTCCCTTGTCCCTATGCATCTGCCATCTTGGCCTGTGTCTCGTTATTGACGGGAAGCCACCCGATTGTCCTACGATCAATAGCCGTCATAATGATTCTTTTCATGATTGACCAAGGAATCTACCCCCATGACAAGATCCTGGAATCCCAGCTCTGGAAGAAGATGGTCTTTGCAGGGG GGGTGGTGATGATGCTGTGCTCCTTCTCCCCGCTGGCGTGTCTATACTACCTGGTATGGTCCATGTCGTACATCCTCTTCCCGGAAGCGTTGTGGAGCTTCAGGGTGTGA